In the Variovorax sp. S12S4 genome, one interval contains:
- a CDS encoding ABC transporter substrate-binding protein, translating to MSRFQKTFFFSLRRSLLGVAAVAALAAGGTAGAQTKTLYIGMNGGTMEKAYTQYVFPAFEKLYGAKVVVVPGTSSDILAKAQANKDRPQMHVMFLDDGIMVRAIGMGLCQKQRPNPSLSEIYPAARFKDDMASGVSLGMTGLAYNAKMFKDKGWAPPTSWMDLADPKYKGKVVFQSMSSSSFGLHGFLMFNRIQGGNDKNVEPGFKAWPTTIGPNVLEYIPSSAKLSEMVQTGEAAIFPLTPTAVAALKTKGIPVEYAPPKEGAVVLMVGQCVIANNSEPELSQKLAEFLLSPLAQANVLQYGAQIPTNPKAPAVGDGVKQVADINQWMKTAVTIDWDSINANRPAWNARWNKTIEK from the coding sequence ATGTCCCGTTTTCAGAAGACCTTCTTTTTCTCCCTTCGCCGGAGCTTGCTCGGTGTGGCGGCGGTGGCCGCGCTCGCGGCCGGCGGCACCGCCGGCGCGCAGACCAAGACGCTCTACATCGGAATGAACGGCGGCACGATGGAGAAGGCATACACGCAGTACGTGTTCCCGGCCTTCGAGAAGCTCTACGGCGCCAAGGTGGTGGTGGTGCCGGGCACTTCGTCCGACATCCTTGCAAAGGCACAGGCCAACAAGGACCGCCCGCAGATGCATGTGATGTTCCTGGACGACGGCATCATGGTGCGCGCCATCGGCATGGGCCTGTGCCAGAAGCAGCGGCCCAATCCGTCGCTCAGCGAGATCTACCCGGCCGCGCGCTTCAAGGACGACATGGCCAGCGGCGTGAGCCTGGGCATGACGGGCCTGGCCTACAACGCCAAGATGTTCAAGGACAAGGGCTGGGCGCCGCCCACCTCGTGGATGGACTTGGCCGATCCCAAGTACAAGGGCAAGGTGGTGTTCCAGTCGATGTCCTCATCATCTTTTGGACTGCACGGTTTCCTGATGTTCAACCGCATCCAGGGCGGCAACGACAAGAACGTGGAGCCGGGCTTCAAGGCCTGGCCCACCACCATCGGCCCGAACGTGCTCGAGTACATCCCGAGTTCGGCCAAGCTCTCCGAAATGGTGCAGACCGGCGAAGCCGCGATCTTTCCGCTGACGCCCACGGCCGTGGCTGCGCTCAAGACCAAGGGCATTCCGGTGGAGTACGCGCCGCCGAAGGAAGGCGCGGTGGTGCTGATGGTGGGCCAGTGCGTGATTGCCAACAACAGCGAGCCCGAGCTGTCGCAAAAGCTCGCCGAGTTCTTGCTGAGCCCGCTGGCTCAGGCCAACGTATTGCAGTACGGCGCGCAGATTCCCACCAATCCCAAGGCTCCGGCCGTGGGCGATGGGGTGAAGCAGGTGGCCGACATCAACCAGTGGATGAAGACTGCGGTCACCATTGACTGGGACAGCATCAATGCGAACCGTCCTGCTTGGAATGCGCGTTGGAACAAGACTATTGAGAAATGA
- a CDS encoding NAD(P)/FAD-dependent oxidoreductase, giving the protein MTGRKTLRTDVAVVGGGIVGASAALALRKMGIGVVLLERDLCGSRSSGVNYGGVRRQGRPVSQLPLAQRAHRIWGNLRETIGTDGEYLRSGHFKIARSEADMASLEQYRTKSRDFDLGLELISAARLRERCPWLGTRAVGGSLCAEDGQANPRLVSPAFALAAQRAGAQIFERHKVDEVAHDGKGFLLRSGNALEVRAPALLNCAGAWSGPIAEYFGEAVPLRSSHPVMAVTEPVPHFMDWSLGVEGGGIYCRQVARGNLVLGGGRGIALDADRARADRDAIATLAAQAVELLPTLRHAHFIRTWSGTEGNLPDHQPVLGPSRTTPGLFHGFGFSGAGFQIGPAAGEVLAELVRDGRSSTPIESFSIERFFAAAATAEDAAADKTPTPTSP; this is encoded by the coding sequence ATGACCGGACGCAAGACATTGCGCACGGACGTCGCCGTCGTCGGCGGCGGCATCGTGGGTGCATCCGCCGCGCTCGCCTTGCGGAAGATGGGTATCGGCGTGGTGCTGCTGGAGCGCGATTTGTGCGGCTCGCGTTCGAGCGGCGTCAACTACGGCGGCGTGCGGCGCCAGGGGCGGCCGGTGAGCCAGTTGCCGCTGGCGCAGCGTGCACACCGCATCTGGGGCAACCTGCGCGAAACCATCGGCACCGACGGCGAGTATCTGCGCTCGGGCCACTTCAAGATCGCGCGCAGCGAAGCCGACATGGCCTCGCTGGAGCAGTACCGCACGAAAAGCCGCGACTTCGACCTGGGGCTCGAACTGATCTCGGCGGCCCGCCTGCGCGAGCGCTGCCCCTGGCTCGGCACGCGCGCGGTGGGCGGCTCGCTGTGCGCCGAAGACGGGCAGGCCAACCCGCGGCTGGTGTCGCCGGCCTTCGCGCTTGCAGCGCAGCGCGCGGGCGCGCAGATCTTCGAGCGCCACAAGGTCGACGAGGTGGCGCACGACGGCAAGGGCTTCTTGCTGCGTTCGGGCAATGCGCTCGAAGTGCGTGCGCCGGCGCTGCTCAATTGCGCGGGCGCATGGTCCGGCCCCATTGCCGAATATTTCGGCGAAGCCGTTCCCCTGCGCTCGAGCCACCCGGTGATGGCGGTGACCGAACCGGTGCCGCACTTCATGGACTGGAGCCTCGGCGTGGAGGGCGGCGGCATCTATTGCCGGCAGGTGGCGCGCGGCAACCTGGTGCTCGGCGGCGGCAGGGGCATTGCGCTCGATGCAGACCGCGCCCGCGCCGACCGCGATGCCATCGCCACGCTCGCGGCGCAAGCCGTCGAGCTGCTGCCCACGCTGCGGCACGCGCATTTCATCCGCACCTGGAGCGGCACCGAAGGCAACCTGCCCGACCACCAGCCGGTGCTGGGGCCGAGCCGCACCACGCCCGGGCTGTTCCACGGCTTCGGCTTTTCGGGCGCGGGCTTCCAGATAGGCCCCGCAGCCGGCGAAGTGCTGGCCGAACTCGTGCGCGACGGACGCAGCAGCACGCCGATCGAGAGCTTCTCGATCGAACGCTTCTTTGCGGCTGCAGCAACAGCAGAAGACGCAGCAGCAGACAAGACCCCCACCCCCACCTCACCCTGA
- a CDS encoding FAD-dependent oxidoreductase, whose translation MTAPSSSSPLRPVIVGAGPAGVRAAEALVAHGIRPVVIDEASRAGGQIYRRPPSSLAARSANVLYGFEARRADAVHTAFDALRERIDYRPDSLVWNAQGGRLDVLHGPTRSTSSVPYSQLIVATGATDRVLPVPGWTLPGVYTLGGAQVALKFQGCAIGQRVVFMGTGPLLYLVAYQYAKAGAKVAAVLDTSRFADQLAATPAMLRQPAVFAKGVYYVAWLRAHGVALHGGVRPLRVLGDAAESRVAGVAWHDGREERTLACDAVGFGYALRSETQLADLLGCRFEFASLHRAHLPVRDAAGRSSVRGVYLAGDGAGIMGADAAEWAGERAALALLADGGVAVDTARAAMLERRLHKLGTFRQGLERAFPVPHDWAAHAPDELVVCRCENITAGTLRQTVAENGADEMNRLKALSRVGMGRCQGRMCGVAAAEILAHATGQPVQQVGRLRGQAPIKPIPIHLATPAPSTEGAGA comes from the coding sequence ATGACGGCTCCTTCTTCTTCGTCCCCATTGCGGCCGGTGATCGTCGGCGCGGGGCCGGCCGGCGTGCGCGCCGCAGAGGCGCTGGTGGCGCACGGCATTCGGCCCGTGGTGATCGACGAGGCTTCGCGTGCCGGCGGCCAGATCTACCGGCGCCCACCTTCGAGCCTGGCGGCGCGCAGCGCGAATGTGCTCTACGGCTTCGAGGCCCGCCGCGCCGATGCGGTGCACACCGCCTTCGACGCCTTGCGCGAACGCATCGACTACCGCCCCGACAGCCTGGTGTGGAACGCGCAAGGCGGCCGGCTCGACGTGCTGCACGGCCCTACGCGCAGCACCTCCAGCGTGCCCTACAGCCAATTGATCGTCGCCACGGGCGCCACCGACCGCGTGCTGCCGGTACCTGGCTGGACGCTGCCCGGCGTCTACACACTGGGCGGCGCGCAGGTGGCGCTCAAGTTCCAGGGCTGCGCCATCGGGCAGCGCGTGGTGTTCATGGGCACCGGCCCGCTGCTCTACCTCGTCGCGTACCAGTACGCGAAGGCCGGAGCAAAGGTTGCTGCGGTTCTGGACACATCGCGGTTCGCGGACCAGCTTGCCGCCACACCCGCGATGCTGCGGCAACCGGCGGTGTTCGCCAAGGGCGTGTATTACGTGGCCTGGCTGCGCGCGCATGGCGTGGCGCTGCATGGCGGCGTGCGGCCGTTGCGCGTGCTCGGCGATGCCGCCGAAAGCCGCGTGGCCGGCGTGGCGTGGCACGACGGGCGCGAAGAGCGCACGCTCGCCTGCGATGCCGTCGGCTTCGGCTATGCGCTGCGCTCCGAAACGCAGTTGGCCGACCTGCTGGGCTGCCGCTTCGAATTTGCGTCGCTGCACCGTGCGCACCTGCCCGTGCGCGACGCGGCCGGCCGATCCAGCGTGCGGGGCGTGTACCTTGCGGGCGACGGCGCAGGCATCATGGGTGCCGATGCCGCCGAGTGGGCCGGCGAACGCGCCGCGCTTGCGCTGCTGGCTGACGGCGGCGTGGCCGTCGACACCGCGCGCGCCGCAATGCTCGAACGCAGGCTGCACAAGCTCGGCACCTTCCGCCAGGGGCTGGAGCGCGCCTTTCCGGTGCCGCACGATTGGGCCGCGCATGCGCCCGACGAACTGGTGGTGTGCCGCTGCGAGAACATCACCGCGGGCACGCTGCGCCAGACCGTTGCCGAGAACGGCGCCGACGAAATGAACCGGCTCAAGGCGCTCTCGCGCGTGGGCATGGGCCGCTGCCAGGGCCGTATGTGCGGCGTGGCGGCGGCAGAGATCCTTGCGCACGCCACGGGGCAGCCGGTGCAGCAGGTCGGCCGGCTGCGCGGGCAGGCGCCGATCAAGCCGATTCCGATTCACCTGGCCACCCCGGCGCCTTCGACCGAAGGAGCCGGCGCATGA
- a CDS encoding (2Fe-2S)-binding protein, whose translation MSLPTVIQPLLHRVAETGRAAVPFTLDGRPASALAGDTVLTAVLTQAAQLRRNEFSDEPRAGFCMMGACQDCWIATEQGERLRACSTFIAPGMALVTGRSGA comes from the coding sequence ATGAGCTTGCCGACCGTCATTCAACCGCTGCTGCATCGCGTGGCCGAGACCGGCCGCGCCGCGGTGCCCTTCACGCTCGACGGCCGGCCCGCCTCCGCGCTCGCGGGCGACACCGTGCTCACGGCCGTGCTCACGCAGGCCGCCCAGCTGCGCCGCAACGAGTTCAGCGACGAACCGCGTGCGGGCTTCTGCATGATGGGCGCCTGCCAGGACTGCTGGATTGCCACCGAGCAGGGCGAGCGCCTGCGCGCCTGCTCCACCTTCATTGCACCGGGCATGGCGCTGGTCACGGGAAGGAGCGGCGCATGA